One genomic window of Haloferax mediterranei ATCC 33500 includes the following:
- a CDS encoding tRNA uridine(34) 5-carboxymethylaminomethyl modification radical SAM/GNAT enzyme Elp3 — MSVSAETETESEAFQRTCEALVERILAGEIDRDDLESAKLDACSEHSSPKVPKNTEILQYAPKDRREEVKEVVRRKPVRTASGVSPVAIMTSPHMCPHGKCLYCPGGPASEFSSSQSYTGHEPAAARGVQNDYDPYGQVTLRLEQLRHIGHPVDKVELILMGGTMTARSHDYQEWFVKRALEAMNDYDLDSEPQPAEDQSFKPDPEDVEFKYVEDVIAENETADIRNIGTTFETKPDWCDPEQIDRMLDLGATKVEVGVQTTYERINREMHRGHGVQASIDANRRLRDSAFKVGFHMMPGQPGMTKEMCLEDFRQLFENSDWRPDYLKIYPTLIVRDTITYDMWRRDEYDPLNNEEAADIIAEVMGMIPKYTRLQRVQRDIPADFIDAGVWKSNLRQLAAQRAEEKGIVQRNIRAREVGMNEANPDPERIELDVMTYEVAGGTEHFISFEDPVEDLLVGFCRLRFPGNPVRRELQNAALVRELHVYGSEVGIGAEGDWQHKGYGKKLLAHAEELARDAGYDKISVISGIGVRQYYKQKLGYQQDGPYVSKRL; from the coding sequence GTGTCCGTGAGCGCTGAGACCGAAACCGAGTCCGAGGCGTTCCAGCGGACCTGCGAGGCGCTCGTCGAGCGCATCCTCGCGGGCGAAATCGACCGCGACGACCTCGAATCGGCCAAGCTCGACGCCTGTTCGGAACACTCCTCGCCGAAGGTACCGAAGAACACCGAGATTCTACAATACGCCCCCAAAGACCGACGCGAGGAGGTCAAAGAGGTCGTTCGACGAAAACCCGTCCGCACCGCCTCCGGCGTCTCGCCGGTCGCCATCATGACCTCGCCGCACATGTGCCCGCACGGGAAGTGTCTGTACTGTCCCGGCGGTCCGGCGAGCGAGTTCTCGTCGTCGCAGTCGTACACGGGCCACGAACCCGCGGCCGCCCGCGGCGTCCAGAACGACTACGACCCGTACGGACAGGTCACGCTCCGACTCGAACAACTCCGGCACATCGGCCACCCGGTCGACAAGGTCGAACTCATCCTGATGGGCGGGACGATGACCGCCCGGAGCCACGACTACCAGGAGTGGTTCGTCAAGCGGGCGCTCGAAGCGATGAACGACTACGACCTCGACTCGGAACCGCAGCCCGCCGAGGACCAATCGTTCAAACCCGACCCCGAGGATGTCGAATTTAAATACGTCGAAGACGTGATTGCCGAAAACGAGACGGCCGACATCCGAAACATCGGAACGACGTTCGAGACGAAGCCCGACTGGTGCGACCCCGAGCAAATCGACCGGATGCTCGATTTGGGTGCGACGAAGGTCGAAGTCGGCGTCCAGACGACCTACGAGCGAATCAACCGCGAGATGCACCGCGGTCACGGCGTGCAGGCGTCAATCGACGCCAACCGTCGCCTCCGCGACTCGGCGTTCAAGGTCGGCTTCCACATGATGCCGGGACAACCCGGGATGACGAAGGAGATGTGTCTGGAGGACTTCCGCCAACTGTTCGAGAACTCGGACTGGCGGCCAGACTACCTCAAAATCTACCCGACGCTCATCGTCCGCGACACCATCACCTACGACATGTGGCGACGCGACGAGTACGACCCGCTGAACAACGAGGAGGCCGCCGACATCATCGCCGAGGTCATGGGGATGATTCCGAAGTACACGCGCCTCCAGCGCGTCCAGCGCGACATCCCAGCGGACTTCATCGACGCCGGTGTCTGGAAGTCTAACCTCCGACAACTCGCCGCTCAGCGGGCCGAAGAGAAGGGTATCGTCCAGCGCAACATCCGCGCCCGCGAGGTCGGCATGAACGAAGCCAACCCGGACCCAGAGCGCATCGAACTCGACGTGATGACCTACGAGGTCGCTGGTGGAACTGAGCACTTCATCTCGTTCGAAGACCCCGTCGAGGACCTGCTCGTCGGATTCTGTCGACTTCGTTTCCCGGGCAATCCGGTCCGACGCGAACTCCAGAACGCGGCGCTCGTCCGCGAACTGCACGTCTACGGGTCGGAAGTCGGTATCGGAGCTGAGGGCGATTGGCAGCACAAAGGCTACGGAAAGAAGCTTCTCGCCCATGCCGAGGAACTCGCCCGCGACGCTGGATACGACAAGATTTCGGTCATCTCGGGTATCGGTGTCCGGCAGTACTACAAGCAGAAACTCGGCTACCAACAGGACGGTCCGTACGTGTCGAAGCGGCTGTAG
- a CDS encoding mechanosensitive ion channel family protein: MVEQGASGVSNPVTSWLQDLQATLAQFVSTEERIGISVALVALAFGVAIFLAPRVVSRASVMFHKRVLQHSKVPDSVTDVAWIFPATVIVRALQLGVFVLVSLSLLLLWGYTGLASSLASVIAIAVPNVLKIAATVALLVGAFVGTNVLEEQLESYARNVDHINAHQQGIVFRVLQLVVLLAVGMATLTVWQFKIGGLLVGAGFLGIVVGMAARQTLGSLIAGFVLMFSRPFELGDWVKINDAEGIVTDITIINTRLSNADGETVVFPNDRVTNAKITNRTKRNRLRLRIDVGIDYDADIEHAETVAQEALTDLTFVEEVPKPQVMPTTFGDSSIGLQLRFWITNPSAPRRAQANAEVLRSVKTAFDREGIKIPYPQRELLAREESTGFNLRSEENDQADARTQSAQSND; this comes from the coding sequence ATGGTCGAACAGGGGGCAAGCGGGGTATCGAATCCGGTAACGAGTTGGCTACAGGACTTGCAGGCGACGCTCGCGCAGTTTGTCTCGACGGAGGAGCGCATCGGTATCTCGGTGGCACTCGTGGCGCTCGCGTTCGGGGTGGCGATTTTCCTCGCACCGCGCGTCGTCTCTCGAGCATCAGTGATGTTCCACAAACGGGTGCTTCAGCACTCGAAGGTCCCTGACTCGGTCACCGACGTGGCGTGGATATTCCCGGCGACGGTTATCGTCCGGGCCCTCCAACTCGGGGTCTTCGTCCTCGTCTCACTTTCGTTGCTGCTCCTGTGGGGCTATACGGGTCTCGCTTCGAGTCTCGCGTCGGTAATCGCGATTGCGGTCCCAAACGTCCTCAAAATCGCGGCGACAGTCGCCCTCCTCGTCGGGGCTTTCGTCGGGACGAACGTCCTCGAAGAACAACTCGAATCCTACGCCCGAAACGTCGACCATATCAACGCCCACCAACAGGGTATCGTCTTCCGCGTGCTCCAACTCGTCGTCCTCCTCGCCGTGGGGATGGCGACGCTCACCGTCTGGCAGTTCAAAATCGGCGGCCTGCTCGTCGGTGCCGGATTCCTCGGTATCGTCGTCGGTATGGCCGCCAGACAGACGCTTGGTTCGCTCATCGCCGGATTCGTCTTGATGTTCTCCCGGCCGTTCGAACTCGGCGACTGGGTGAAAATCAACGACGCCGAAGGCATCGTCACCGACATCACCATCATCAACACCCGCCTGAGCAACGCAGACGGCGAGACAGTCGTCTTTCCGAACGACCGCGTGACCAACGCGAAAATAACGAATCGAACGAAGCGAAATCGGCTTCGACTCCGAATCGACGTCGGCATCGACTACGACGCCGACATCGAACACGCCGAAACGGTCGCACAGGAAGCGCTGACCGACCTCACGTTCGTCGAAGAAGTGCCAAAGCCGCAGGTGATGCCGACGACCTTCGGCGATTCGTCGATTGGCCTCCAACTGCGATTTTGGATTACGAACCCGTCGGCACCGCGCCGCGCGCAGGCGAACGCGGAAGTCCTCCGGAGCGTCAAAACCGCCTTCGACCGCGAGGGAATCAAGATTCCGTACCCGCAGCGCGAACTTCTCGCTCGCGAGGAGTCGACAGGATTCAACCTTCGGAGCGAAGAAAACGACCAAGCCGACGCACGGACACAGTCGGCGCAGTCGAACGACTGA
- a CDS encoding methyl-accepting chemotaxis protein: MLNALSSLVVGAVTSSETQAETGGSPQMAAEPILDALPMPAFALDGEGTVIEWNKTAAAMFEIPREEIIGLSESEAAQLVTYEDDDEAKTLAGKVQENPRDADSLYDVERRDLPAGPVYIDQRALTNAGGNTAHLSFKVIPVFDDDGDLEAVVEIVQDQSEEIRRRDALHGLVSEVTETLEALADGQLDRRVNYDLDSTEHIDDELLHILDAVDETAERFEQVVQEMEVHASDLASFVDTADSAAEGIFEQTTEQQEELASVRDEMESFSATMEEVAASSTEVANASSRARDNIQSSLESTKETQTVTDEVKHRSENLVDTVADLEDEMVEIEEVAAVISDIADRTNILALNANIEAARAGEAGEGFAVVAGEVKSLADETQSHTERIAERIDTIQDRATKTVNLVEQTHEDVIEADESMSETVSSLTEATEDVSEATDGITELSRASDDQADTVEAVAAALEDVNRGAEEISMVSETIVDVTEEQRAAADALDESLEHFDKK, translated from the coding sequence ATGCTCAACGCGCTCTCGTCACTTGTCGTGGGGGCAGTGACCAGTTCAGAGACACAGGCAGAGACGGGCGGGTCGCCACAGATGGCCGCTGAACCTATTTTAGACGCGCTTCCGATGCCTGCTTTCGCCCTCGACGGCGAAGGGACTGTCATCGAGTGGAACAAAACGGCGGCGGCGATGTTCGAAATTCCGCGTGAGGAGATTATCGGTCTCTCTGAGTCGGAAGCTGCCCAACTCGTTACCTACGAAGACGACGACGAAGCCAAGACGCTCGCCGGAAAGGTACAGGAGAATCCACGGGATGCGGACAGCCTGTACGATGTCGAACGGAGAGACCTCCCTGCCGGACCCGTGTACATCGACCAACGGGCGCTCACAAACGCTGGCGGAAACACGGCTCATCTCTCGTTCAAGGTGATTCCCGTCTTCGACGACGACGGAGACCTCGAAGCCGTCGTCGAAATCGTCCAAGACCAGAGCGAAGAGATACGACGCCGAGATGCGCTTCATGGTCTCGTCTCCGAAGTGACCGAAACGCTCGAAGCGCTCGCCGACGGCCAGTTGGATAGACGAGTCAACTACGACCTCGATTCGACCGAGCATATCGACGACGAACTGCTCCACATTCTCGATGCGGTCGACGAAACAGCCGAGCGATTCGAGCAGGTCGTACAGGAGATGGAAGTCCACGCTTCCGACCTCGCCTCGTTCGTCGATACCGCCGATTCCGCCGCCGAGGGAATTTTCGAACAGACCACCGAGCAGCAGGAGGAACTCGCCTCCGTTCGCGACGAGATGGAGTCGTTCAGTGCGACGATGGAAGAGGTTGCAGCGAGTTCGACAGAGGTCGCAAACGCCTCGTCGCGTGCCCGCGACAACATCCAGTCGTCACTCGAATCGACAAAAGAGACTCAGACGGTTACGGACGAAGTGAAACACCGAAGCGAGAATCTCGTCGATACCGTGGCGGACCTCGAAGACGAGATGGTCGAAATCGAGGAAGTCGCCGCCGTGATTTCCGATATCGCGGACCGGACGAACATCCTCGCACTCAACGCGAACATCGAGGCTGCCCGCGCTGGCGAGGCGGGTGAAGGCTTCGCGGTCGTCGCCGGCGAAGTGAAATCGCTCGCCGACGAGACGCAGTCGCACACCGAGCGAATTGCCGAGCGAATCGACACTATTCAGGACCGGGCCACGAAGACGGTCAACCTTGTCGAGCAGACGCACGAGGACGTCATCGAGGCCGACGAGTCGATGTCGGAGACCGTTAGCTCGTTAACCGAAGCAACGGAAGATGTCTCCGAAGCGACAGACGGGATTACCGAACTCTCACGCGCCAGCGACGACCAGGCTGACACCGTCGAAGCCGTCGCTGCGGCGCTCGAAGACGTGAATCGCGGCGCAGAAGAAATCTCGATGGTATCCGAGACAATCGTCGATGTGACCGAAGAACAGCGCGCGGCGGCCGACGCCCTCGACGAGAGTCTCGAACACTTCGACAAAAAGTAG
- a CDS encoding GNAT family N-acetyltransferase: MTETEVRVVTTDAEREDAFFVRKTVFVDEQDVDEELEWDEYDEPDSPAVHFVGYRDGEAVGAARLRESESAVGKVERVAVLESARGEGWGRRLMDALEAKARERGFDRLLLHGQTSAEGFYHELGYETTSDVFDEAGIPHVKMEKRL; the protein is encoded by the coding sequence ATGACCGAAACCGAAGTCCGCGTCGTCACCACCGACGCCGAGCGCGAGGACGCGTTTTTCGTCCGAAAGACCGTATTCGTAGACGAGCAGGACGTTGACGAGGAATTAGAGTGGGACGAGTACGACGAACCGGACTCGCCTGCGGTCCACTTCGTCGGCTATCGGGACGGCGAAGCAGTCGGTGCGGCCCGACTGCGTGAGAGCGAATCTGCGGTCGGAAAAGTCGAACGCGTTGCCGTCCTCGAATCCGCCCGTGGAGAAGGATGGGGTCGGCGACTGATGGACGCACTCGAAGCAAAAGCACGTGAACGCGGCTTCGACCGCCTCCTACTTCACGGCCAAACCTCCGCGGAAGGGTTCTACCACGAGTTAGGCTACGAAACGACGAGCGACGTGTTCGACGAGGCTGGCATCCCGCACGTCAAGATGGAAAAGAGACTCTAG